In a single window of the Raphanus sativus cultivar WK10039 chromosome 9, ASM80110v3, whole genome shotgun sequence genome:
- the LOC108825847 gene encoding agamous-like MADS-box protein AGL80: MTRKKVKLAFIANDSSRKATFKKRKKGLIKKVNELSTLCGINACAIIYSPYDTNPEVWPSNSGVQRIISDFRKLPEMDQNKKMVDQETFLRQRIAKASDNLKKQRKDNREMEMTEVMFQCLVGNMGMFNLNIMDLNDLGYMIDQYLKDVSRRIEILGSSGGMELGESSNAAAASPSETAGTLAIVPTATAAIQPHHHHQQQQQFRHHAAPHVGHYEQPLNLNLSHNQNQQQWFTEMMMNHPEQMNYAAEQMGFPFMNDNRHHHQQQQIPGESSSTPATNVSASSANPVTSSNPTNNIWFR; encoded by the coding sequence ATGACAAGGAAGAAAGTGAAACTTGCTTTCATTGCCAACGATTCTTCCAGAAAAGCAACctttaaaaagagaaagaaaggtTTGATCAAGAAAGTGAACGAGCTTTCAACACTATGTGGTATCAACGCATGTGCCATCATCTACAGCCCCTACGACACCAATCCTGAGGTATGGCCCTCAAACTCCGGCGTGCAAAGAATCATCTCAGACTTCCGGAAGTTGCCAGAGATGGACCAGAACAAGAAAATGGTGGATCAAGAAACCTTTCTCAGACAAAGAATAGCCAAAGCCTCCGACAATCTGAAGAAGCAGAGGAAAGACAATAGGGAGATGGAGATGACTGAAGTCATGTTCCAATGTTTGGTCGGAAACATGGGGATGTTTAATCTGAATATTATGGATCTTAATGATTTAGGTTATATGATTGATCAATATCTTAAAGATGTTAGCCGCAGGATCGAGATTTTGGGGAGTTCTGGTGGTATGGAGCTTGGTGAATCCTCCAACGCTGCTGCAGCTTCTCCTTCTGAAACCGCTGGAACGTTGGCTATTGTGCCGACAGCAACCGCTGCGATTcagcctcatcatcatcatcagcagcagcagcagtttCGTCATCATGCAGCTCCACATGTTGGACACTATGAGCAGCCTCTGAATCTGAATCTGAGTCATAACCAGAATCAACAACAGTGGTTTACggagatgatgatgaaccaTCCTGAGCAAATGAATTATGCAGCTGAGCAAATGGGCTTCCCGTTCATGAATGATAACCGACACCACCACCAGCAGCAGCAGATCCCTGGCGAATCCTCCAGCACTCCGGCAACAAACGTTAGCGCAAGCAGTGCCAATCCAGTTACCAGTTCGAATCCTACCAATAATATATGGTTCCGTTAG